The sequence GCAGGGTGCCGGCCCGCCCACGGCCGGTCCTGGCGGGCACCGCCAGCCGCTCGAGCCAGCCGACGGGTGTCCCGGACTCGATCGTCGCCAGGCGTTCGTCACTGCTCTCGATCGCCACGTAGGGCACTTTCAGCGCCTCCCGCACCCCGTCCGCGAGCTGTGAGAGAGCGTCCAGCGGCCCGGTGGCCAGGTCGAGCCGGCCGCGCAGGACGGCGAGCACCGCGTACGGGTCGCGGGTCGCGCCGAACAGCAGCCGGTCGACGAGCCGCTGCAGCTGGTCGCGGGCCGCCGCCGCGACCAGTGCCGCGACCGCGAGCACGCCGTAGGCGATCCGCCGCCCCGGCACCAGCGCGCCCGCGCCGGCGACCGTCGCGGCGTACGCCAGCACCAGGAACGCGGTGAGCAGGCCGTACACCAGGGTCCTGCTGAGCGCCGTCCCGATGTCGAACAGCCGATGGCGGACGGCTCCGACGCCGATGGCGGCGACCAGCAGCACCATCCCGACGCCCAGGTCTGTGGCCTGCGCGTCCGGCCCGTGCGGGAGCGAACCCAGCAGGGTCGCGCCGACCAGACCGGCCACCCCGAGAACTAGCCACTGCAGTCGGGCCCGCTCGACGCCGGTGGACCGGCGCAGCCGCGTCACGACCGCCAGGAGCCCGAGCAGCCCGCCGCCGAAGATGGCGGCCAGGGCGGTGACCATGGTGACGTGGCGCAGCCAGGTCACGGTCTCCAAGCCGTAGGGGTTGCGCAACGCCGCGGACACGTCCAGCCCTGTCGGGCTGAGCATCCGGGCGATCAGGTGACATCCGATGGCCACGGCGATGGCGGCGACGGGAGCGCGCCACCTTCTGGAGGGCAGCCGTCCGTCGGGGAACAGCGCCGGCACCAACCCCCACAGCACGAAGTACGGAACGTAGCCCCAGACCGCGAACCAGGTGGCCGCGTCCTGCGCGGGCAGCCCCCGCTCGCCGGGCAGCAGGGCGAGGGCCGCGTACTGGGAGGCCAGCAGGTACGGGCCGGTCAGCGCGGTCGTGAGCAGCAGCCAGCCGACCCGGTTACCCGGCTGGTAGACCAGCACCAGGGCCGCGACCAGCGGGAACGCGACGGCGAGGACCAGATCCGCGGGGTCCAGCGCGACGTGCTGGGCCGTGCGGGCCGTGACGTACCGGTGCAGCAGCAGGGCACCGGCCGAGCAGAGGACCGACGACAGCGCCAGGCCGACCACGAGCACCGAGGCCGCGACGACTCCGGTCGTCACCGTGCCCGCCGGCGCGGGTGCCGGCGCCGGCGGGAGCACGGGCGCCGGCGGGAGCACGGGCGCCGGCGGGAGCACGGGCTCGGGTGCCGGCGCGGGCAGGAACACAGGCGCCGCCGCGTTTGATGCCGTGTCATCCCAGGTGCCGGCGGATACCGGTGCAGATGCCCCCATGCACCCAGGATCGCGCCGGGAGCACGCCGGCTCGGCGCGGTGTCGCGCGCGCGTCCACCGCGGGGGGCGGCTGTCCCTCGTTTCCGGGACGCCGGGCACCCGAGGGTGATCCTCACAACGCCGACGGCGATCGAGCCGCCGGTGCGAGGAGGGGACGGCACACCATGACAACCACGACAGCGCGGGCCACCCGCGGCCACGCGGACGGCGGCGCCGCCGGTGCGGCCGGCGCGCCCGCCCGGGCCCGGTGGACGTGGCTCGGTGTCGGCGCCGGGGTGCTCGGCATCGTCGCGACGATGTTCACCAGCCCGAACGTCGGCAGTGACCGGGTCGGGCCGGAGGCCCTCGCCGGGCTCTCCCGAGGGCAGCTCCAGCTCGGTGGCGCGCTCGGCTACGCGACCGTCGCGCTCCTGCTGGTGCTGGCCGCGTCCTGGCGTGTGAAGGCGCTGGCCACGACGCGCGGCGCCGTGGCCGCCCGGGTCGTCGCCGACGGGCTCACCGCGTCCGCCGCGGCGCTGAGCCTGGGCTACGGCTGGAAGCTGGCGCTGGCGCTGTACCTGCCGGGCGGGATCAACGAGAACGGCTTCACCACTGACGGGCAGTTCTTCTACTTCATGCTCAACGACTTCGGCCCGTTCATCGGCTATCTCGGAGTCGTCGTGGCCGCCGGCGCGGTCGCCTGGCTGAGCCTGCGCGACCGCCTGGTGTCGCGGTGGCTGGGCCTGGTCAGCCTGATCCCGCCGGTCGCGGTGCTGTTCATGTCGGGTGTGCTGTCGATCGCCGGCTTCCCGGGCATCGTCGGGCCGATCTGGCTGATCGTCGCGTTCGCCGGACTCAGCCTCGGCAGCCACGAGCTCCTCGGCACCGCCAAGTCCCAGCCCGATTCCCGGCGGGTATCCGGATCCGGATCTCTCGGTCGCCGCTGACTCGGAAGCGGCTACCGAGTCGCCGATCGCGGTCGCGGTCTCAGTTGCGGTCGCGACCGCGACCGTACGCCGCCGGCTGGCTGGCAGGTCCAGCAAGCCGGCGGTGAGGGCGCGGCTGGGGGCGAGCTGGGACGCGCCCCAAAGGTCTGTGTCCGTTCGTGCCTGACCCGCTACTATGTGTCCGGCCAGGTGATCTGTCGCGAAAGCCGCCTCGGATCGGCAGGCGTCATGCGGTCGTCATCGCGGGGGTAGGCGGCATGTCCAGCGACAGTTTGAGCAACGACGAGATACGTGAGCTCGCACGCGTCTTCCAGAAGCAGCAGGCGGCCGGCCATCTGCTGGACGCGGCAGGCTTCCCGCGCGGGCGCCATCCGACCTGGGCCGCGCAGAACTCCGAGGATTTCTGGCGACAGGTCAGCTCCGAGCTCAGCTCCGGCGTCCTTCATGACGGACGTCACCGTGTTCTCGCGGCCGCCCACAGCGTGTTTCCCGCGAACGTCGTCTTCGCCGCCGCCACCCAGCTCCGGGATCCGCCCGACGGGGTCCCCGGCGGAACCTCGCCAG comes from Parafrankia discariae and encodes:
- a CDS encoding sensor histidine kinase, whose translation is MFLPAPAPEPVLPPAPVLPPAPVLPPAPAPAPAGTVTTGVVAASVLVVGLALSSVLCSAGALLLHRYVTARTAQHVALDPADLVLAVAFPLVAALVLVYQPGNRVGWLLLTTALTGPYLLASQYAALALLPGERGLPAQDAATWFAVWGYVPYFVLWGLVPALFPDGRLPSRRWRAPVAAIAVAIGCHLIARMLSPTGLDVSAALRNPYGLETVTWLRHVTMVTALAAIFGGGLLGLLAVVTRLRRSTGVERARLQWLVLGVAGLVGATLLGSLPHGPDAQATDLGVGMVLLVAAIGVGAVRHRLFDIGTALSRTLVYGLLTAFLVLAYAATVAGAGALVPGRRIAYGVLAVAALVAAAARDQLQRLVDRLLFGATRDPYAVLAVLRGRLDLATGPLDALSQLADGVREALKVPYVAIESSDERLATIESGTPVGWLERLAVPARTGRGRAGTLLVGRRHPADQFTEPERAMFDDIARRAGDLLDAASTQHDLRRSRERLVAAREEERRRLRRDLHDGVGPQLAAMAMQLDSIAEGLAERADPAAERAALVRDRLRGTVREIRHIVEDLRPPALDEGGLAVALAQAVAPFAPVVTLNAPAELAELVLPAATEVAAYRIVAEAATNAVRHSGCERCVVQVRAEPPWLMVEVADDGGGLAADAVPGVGLRSIRERASEVGGRLEVLDARSTGGTEDGGTLVRARLPLREGGPA